The following proteins are co-located in the Apis mellifera strain DH4 linkage group LG9, Amel_HAv3.1, whole genome shotgun sequence genome:
- the LOC100578428 gene encoding lipid storage droplets surface-binding protein 2 translates to MEIESSNDIYKIQVINRARKIPSVNYLWDKSTEVYGRLKETNIFVHWAFNTVENVFNTMIEKSLPIAKLIEKPINTIDKTLCQGLDYIEVKLPIIKEEPEQIINQTKSLVSVHLRPAVKTFTDLKHETKHKVKVMKLHTYCKVHYLRIYSWQQADKVMSTETGINILKTIDSTTDFIELILDKYLPIPYDFDTNVSERLCNEDAKLHHTIERLSKFSSHISKRIYFALMELEHIYRMEIRLLISDIICILLLLKYIIYR, encoded by the exons ATGGAAATTGAATCatcaaatgatatatataaaatacaagttATTAATCGTGCTCGCAAAATACCAAGTGTCAATTATTTGTGGGATAAATCTACAGAAGTATATGGACGtttgaaagaaacaaatatatttgtacattgGGCATTTAACACTgtggaaaatgtttttaatactatgattgaaaaatcattaccTATTGCGAAATTAATAGAGAAACCTATTAATACAATAGATAAAACATTGTGTCAAGGACTTGATTATATAGAAGTAAAATTAcctataataaaagaagaaccAGAACag ataataaatcaaactaAATCTCTGGTATCTGTACATCTTAGACCAGCTGTTAAAACATTTACAGATTTAAAACATGAAACTAAACATAAAGTTAAAGTTATGAAGTTGCATACTTATTGTAAAGTtcattatttaagaatatatagttGGCAACAAGCAGATAAAGTTATGTCAACTGAAAcaggaattaatattttaaaaactattgaCAGTACAActgattttattgaattaatattggataaatatttacctATTCCATATGATTTTGACACTAATGTATctg aaagattATGCAATGAAGATGCTAAACTTCATCATACTATTGAAAGATTAAGTAAATTTAGTTCTCATATTTCAAAACGTATTTACTTTGCATTAATGGAATTAGAACATATTTACAGAATGGAAATTCGTTTGTTGATATctgatattatttgtatacttttattacttaaatacataatataccgTTAA